AATTGAGTTGAAAAAAGAGTTAGCTAGTGTCAAGCATATGTCTTCTTGTTTATATGCATGTGCTCGCGCCATTGCGTGATTCCCCGTGCTCATCAAGTACCTGCATCTCAGGTCTTAAAGTGGACGATCATGAGAACTAAaatataaattatttatatatatcagtACAATAGATTTAGATATGATGCACACAATTATTCAATGAAATGACGAGGAGACTATGGAATGTTAGGTGAGGGAGGTCCATCTTTAACGACCTCATTTTCTGGGGCAGTAGAAATTAAATCTGCTGGTGGGTGTTCTGGTATTTCTGACTCTTCATTCTCCATGCTCTCAAGCTCTTCGTCTATTAGTCTATCCACAGCAGCCACCTTATTGCCAACGAAGTCCATTCCAAGAATGTCCTCAACCTTTTGTCGAAGTTGTCTTTTGGTCATAGTGTCAAGATCAGCACCTCTCAAGACCGTCTTGATTGTTTCCCGAACTTGAACTTCGCGATGCTCATCAAATTGAGCTTGGTCATCCAAAAGTTCTGTAGGTGCTAATGATAGTCGCAAGCTTCTAgcttcaccaccaacagcagttgtCGGAGTGCCCACTCTGTTAATGTCCATGCTAAATTGAGAGAATGGTCTAGTAGATCTAGTCTCAGTAGCTGCGTCAAACATGACACTCTTTCGGGCAGACAGGTCTTGCATGTCATACCCGTAGTCGGTATATTCAACATTATTGATGACACGTCCCTTGCGGTCATCAAACAcaattcttctttcttcgcCAGGTAAGTTGTTTCTATTGGCATAAGACTGCCATGATTCTAATGGAACACTTCGTGGATCAAATACCTCATTAGGGTCAACCTTGAGTTTTCTCTTTCCAGCATTCTCTTCGACGACAATACGGGTGTTACCCCATGAGAAGTTATCCATATTCCAAAATGAGTAGATTGGTAGCAAAAATGAGTGAACTGGGTATGCAGCTATATAGATAAGCATCCATCCAACCTATGTAATCGTTAGTAAATGTCAGAAATTAGACGACTTTTTCCAAAGATTCTTATACTTACATGTTGCCATTGTCTGCGGAGAATAAACACAAGTGCCTGCATACCGTATACTGCACCGATAAGTACAATCGAGATAATAGGCAAGGGACCGCTATGAGAAGCAATTCTATAAATCAAGTAGGCAAGATAGACAACGACAGATGGAAGCATGACAGTTCTACATTTGTTAGTATCGCATCTAGCATTTCGAACCACTAGAGACTTTATGGTACTTACCCAATCAGGTCGATAAACACGACACCTCTCATACTGAAAAAGCCGAAACCACACATGGTATTTAATCTCAGCAACTCCATCAAGTTATGTACTGTAGAGTTAATCCATCTACGTCTTTGGGAAAGTAAAACAGAAAAGTCTTCTGGAGCAGCGGTCTGACAGTATGCATCTGGGATGAAAGAATACTTCATCTTGGGGAAATATTTGGACATCAGCGTAGTCAAGTAACGATCTTCACCAAGTGAGAAAAGATTCTTCTTGTGTAAAGTATCAACATTGATGATAGAATAGTCCCTAATAACTTCGTTGGAAATAAACAGTGGAGCATACTTCTTGGCTGTCTTCAGTCTATACAAAGAGAAACAACCAGGTAAACAGGTAACACTTCCGAAAAGACTTTCAAATTGCTTAGTAAGATGATGTGAAATGAAATATTCGTAAACTTGAATCATTGTTGTCCAACTCTTCTCCTCATTCTGCAATCCGGTCTCACCACAGATTCCAGCAATGCGACTGTCATTTGCACAAGCAGATACAAGTCTTGTTAAGGAATCCTCAGCCACAGATGTATCGGCATCCACcatgaaaatatattcatACAATTCAGGGTCAACACCGATAATATTTGTCATGTGATGGAAcagctcaagctcaagtGGTGACATGGGCTTCTGATAGTGCACTTTGTTAAGGAATCTCATGATCATAATTTGGGAATCACGCTTACCTCTGTTACCAGGCTTGCTTGTCTCTTGTGGTCTTCCTACCTTAACAACGACGATAAACGGAACAACATTCCCTTCATTCTCATACAGTCCTGAATAGACTTTAGCAAAGTTCAGCTGGTTGGCACCTTCTCCAATACTCTCATAGGCCAAAGCAGGAGGGTTGACCCTTTCATCTACTCCGAGCATATCGAGGACAATATTAGGAGTTGGCTTGTCGTTACCAGCACCCACAATCATACCATCACAAACgagcaacagcaacttACGTCTGTTGTCGTACTTCAGGTTTGTTAAAGAATCAACAGCCAGTCTGAAATCGGTTTCACTTTCTGTATAAATAGGAATTTGACAGAGAACAAACTTATCCTGGGGTGATGGAACACGTTTACTTCCGAATCGAATGGAAGCCAAGAATTTGACAAGAGTTACACTTGTAAGAATACCGGCGAATACTAGCAAAATAACATTGGCAACTTGACAACGTACTGAATCTCTGAAATCGACTTCACCAGCACGGAATGCATTGTTAAGACACTGCAAAGTGTTTTGTCTTGTCAAAGCATCCAACTGGTCGCCATTAAACTGTTCAGTGATGTCTTGTCCTTGTCCGTTAACAAACATGTTAACAACAGTGTCACTGAAAAAGTTCCAAGGCTTTGTGACTGGATCATTATCCGGATAGATAGCTGTTGTCAAGAAATAGTTGGTTACATCGTAAATTTGATTGTTGAGAATGAATGTATACTGGTTATTCGCCTGAGCAGTTTTGAGAAGATCGTTTCTCTTCGCAACAACCCGACCCTTGTAGTAGTTCTTGATCTTGGGCTGAAATACTGAGTTGTACCAAGTATATTTATGGAGAGCAGTGTTATTCGCAGGAACCAGGTAAGCTCCGCTATTGTGCAAACCACTAGAGATGGGTGACTTCGTTTCATTGTAAGACAGTGAGATACTAACGTCGGTGACAAGGGCTGGACATGCTACAGTTAGAGGAGGAGGGAAGTAATCAGATAAGTCCTGACCAGCAAATTCGAGCATGCGACTGGGGGTTGTTTGAATAGAGCTGTCAGAGTGTTGAATCTTGTAAAACTTGGTCAAGTCGTACACATTACCATGAATAGAGACATAGAAATCATTTTCTCCCTGGTGAGTAGCAATCTCTTTACTATTCCAAACTTTATCATAGTCAGAACACACGAATTTTCCAAGGAAAATCATGTAGAAGATAATACCTGCATTGATGAGAAAGATAATGAAACAGAGTAGCAGCTTTTCTCTCCAGGCCATACGAATCTCTGGACGTTTCATTCTCATAATGTACTTCAAAAATGGAGATGGGATCCAAAAAGTAAAGAGCCAAACAAAGAAAACCCATACTCTTCGTTCGGTTGTCATTTTCTCGATCTTGGTGATTCTACCAGCCGTGTTATGCTCAATGTCGCCACCACGTTCTTTTAATCCATAGTCGTTATCAAAATCGGCATCGTCTAGTTCGTCATCAGACGGGTCCATATCACCTccaggagtttgctggtaTTGTGGTGCGCGATTTAGTTCCTTGTTGTATCCGGTCATGTCATGACTACCATTATTATATCCATGGTCGACGTTCTGCATGGGCAATAGTCTCTCAGTTTGGTCAAATGGATTAGATGCAACATACTCATCACTGGGATACGACTGCCCAAATGTATCAGTAGAATCATTGACATAAGGAGAATTTCCTGACAAGCCATCTAATCCGAGTTCCAGGTCGCGCCATACGCTTTCGGAAATCCAAATTCGCTTGGAACCCTTGGCGAAATCATTATGACCCCATCGTTTATCATGAATTGCCCAGTGCTCAAGGTCACTGAAAGTAATATTAGGTGGCAGTAACGCCGAATATCTCTCGATAAACTCGTAGGGCTCGAAATCGGCAGTAAAATCGATTTGACGACGCTTCTGTGCCCACTCGGTGACAAAGAATTCTCGCACTTGAGCAGACACCACAGAACTCGACCACctatcagcagccaatccagcagcatcaccaCATGACGTCAGATTAAGGGCCACCCATATTCGGTTACGAGCAATGAGATCAGCTATTTCAAATGCActttcctcttcatcaggCGAGATCGATGGTTTTCGCGACGATAAATAAGATAATGAAGAATCGAGAATATCTTCAAAATTAGGAATCATAGCCACTGTCCTTGTCACTGAGTTATTTGTAGTCTGTGTGGACATTTTTTGAATAGCTCGGGTGACGGCCACTGGAGATTTGGGGATGCTAAGACCATCGTCGAATAGCTCCTGATTAATACCGATCGAGTTGTCGAAAACATTTCTCAAAACGTCCTTTCGATGGTCATCTGCACATTCGGCAATAGTAACGACCGAAACAACCTCATTCTCATTATTGTCATTAGGCTTATCCAACTTGGCCAGGAAGGCATTGAGCTCAGAAACAACATTCTTAACCAATGCAATATAAGAAGACACGATAAGTTCTCTAGGAGCGTATCGTGACTGGGTCTTAGGATCGATGCCAATTAACGAAGCTCCTTCAGCGATATCATTTGGATCTCTGTTACCTAGCAGCAGGATACCAGACAAAGTCGACAAAACGCCCCGCAAAGTCGACGCTTTGAATCCACATTGTCTTAACGCATCGCTCCAGTCCTTGGCCAGAGCATAGTCATCGGAAAAGTTAACCCAGTCTGGCAGTTTATATGTTCCTGATTTCTTAAGCAGATCATACTGATCTGGCGAACTTTTGAGTGATAAATATGTGCCTCTGGTCTCAGACGACTCGTTTAAGAGCAAGTGGTAAAACACATCAAACACTCTATTTGATTCCTTAGACGGTAGATTCAGCAGCTGGTCTAGCGAACTAAACGGGTTTTCTGGGACAAGGATTCGAGTGCTAACGATATCACCTCGTGCATTTAGCTCGAACTTGACTCCCAGACCGTCATGGAAACGCGTTGAGAGATTTTGTGGAGTCAACGCTGTCATGAAAGGCGACAGCACGTTCAACGCCTGTAAAACTGCAGAATCTACATTTGGAAACGATGAAATCACTGAAAAGAATCCtgtcgatgctgctggatgTGCTGGCCTAAATTTGTTGTTAGTACTGTCTCGTTCATAGAGGGGTGGGGggaggtctgcctccggcagctggggctctgccccagaccccgtggctcctctcgcttcgctcgagtcgggcgtcgtGATTCCCTGGTTTGTTTATACCCAGTCTTAGACGACTGGGAAATAGTCCCCTGGCTAGACTTACATCACCAGTATAGCCTGATCCTCGCATCGTCTGTAGGCATGGTCCCAGACAGATAGCACGAAAGAATCTTCGACATTAGGACCCAATAGGATGGTGGATGAAGAGTCAATACGCAGCGACTTGAACTGGGCGTGTGTGAAAGTTTGATGCAGCGTCGCAATAAGCGACGAGGCCGAGATGGGAATGCTCGCACTGGAAAGTGGTGGCACGTCCATTATCCTAATATATAACCTTTGCCAATGTAGTATACAAAGATCTTAAGCAAAAATATCAACCAAGAACGAGTGAATGATGGTATTACTCAGATGTCGTGATTCTCCCGTATATCCATGTAGTTTTTTGAATGCACTACAAGGgagtcagaaaaaaaatatccaagTCAGTTCTTCACtttctttcaaaagaaCGATATCAAAAACTCAGTCTATGATTATTGCCCAAACGATGAAAACGAGTGTTACAATGAGCGTTGCACAGGGCGGCCGGTTGATCTGGATGTCCAATGTGCTAATAAACGAAGACCACGCTaatgtaaacaaaaatgCTAGAAAAATAACAAACAGCTGCTACGCCTCTGGCTAAGCTAGTACCAGTGATTCGAATAAGATTGGCTCTGGTGATAAAATAAAGcccaaaatcaaatatcACTTCACTGTTCGAAGAAAGCTGGAGCACGAAATATTAGTGAAAATGTCCCAGGGTAGCCAATGCCAAACGAAAGGTAGTGTAAGTGAACCGCCAAATGTGTTTTCCGTTACTGTCTTTCCAGTCTGTCAGCCTGTCCAGCTGCAGCCCGGCAGATTATTTTTAGCCACGGCCTCAATGGATCACACCGCTCGCAAGGCTGGCACCCGCACCAccacaccagcaccagcacccgCATCAACTCCAGCGGGGGTTGGGAGTTTAGGCCCATCCAGCCCGTTCACCACCTGCACTGGCTTCCAAAATAAACAGGCCTGAATTCTCCGGATGCCCGTGGAAACGGGTCACGAAAGGGGCcgattgcctccggcggctggggctctgccccagaccccgtggctcctctcgctccgctcgagtcgaacATCCGGGACCGCTACGTCGCTCGagaagcgagcacaacggggtctggggcagcgccccagccgccggaggcagcgaaAACCCCCCTCACAAGCAAGGTTTTCAGGGGACGAGGGTTGGCATCGGAAAAACGAGGATCGCCGGTGAGGGGCAGGGGTGCGCtggaaaaagcaatgtggggtgttgttgttttggCTTCGAAAAAGGAAATTCCAGGTCGAGCTGCTCGAGTTAGATAGCTGATTAGGCTGATTAGGAAAGTAAACAGGAAATCCTGTTGAAAGTGGGGATGGGGTGAAAGCGAGGGTGGGTTCGTTGTGTGACGGTATGTAATCGTGTTGCTTGTCGGCTCAACCGGCGCGTTGAATAATTTGTCGTCACATCAATCGTTTGACcagataatatttttttcgcTTCAACGGCCTTGGACCTGACTAAGGTGCAGACTTACGCGTTACTGAGCGACCGAGGCACGTTATCATGCAACCGTGTAGTACGGCTATTGGCCGATCTTCAGTGTTGCTTAAATTAGATCAGATTTTTCGCTGCCCAGCATTTTCATATTATACCTTAGTTAGGTTTACTGAAAGTATCTTTGTATATGATATCAACTATAGACTAAGCTCGTAAGTCCATGGGCTGTGGGGTATATACTTAGGTGACAGGGTAGTCGGTTTTCAGCGTGAGCATTGTGAAACGACGAGGTCAACACGGGGTGGGTAGTACCTTGATCTCGTGCTTGTAAATAATTTAGCTTAACAACTTGAAACAGCACTGTCTGCCGAACATACCGATACAAGGTCTCGTTAGTTAGAATAACACAATCGTTCTTTACAACCGAACTGGCAGCATAAACCCTCTCCCGAAATGAGAGCGAGTCTTTCTGTATTACTTGCTGCGGTTCTGCAAcaaatttttcagttcaGGGCGTCGGCCATCTCAAACACAAAGCCACACCTGCAACGCACCCTGCTAATTAAGATTTATTATAGCTGCATCGAAACACATGCACAGGCGCCGAAACATCGTCCCAGCGGATTACATTGCCCCTCGCTGTCCTCTCCTGACAGCCAGCAAATCTGGTTttgggcctgcctccggcggctggggctcggccccagaccccgttgtgctcgcttcgcgagcctGCGACGGGTGGGTTTAACATTATTGGAGTAGGCTTTTTCGCTAGAGGCCGTACAGCCCAGtggatataaatatatataattatttcaTAGTGACACTTCGTTGGTGCCGCTTTTAGACGAAAAGTAGCGAGCGTAATCAAAGTGAAATTGGTCTGGATTCAGAGTATATATAGTCCCATCTGCTCAGCACAGCCTGTCTGCCAGTCCTCACTGATTATTCTCCGGCTCGCTTTCTCACTCGTCTTGAAGGCTCTGGCTCTGTTAGCTGGGTCTTACCGTGCAATTCGGCATTGCATTATTTCAACCGACTGTTCAGGAACGCTTTCTATTTAgttatttctatttatttttgtatattttgatCCTGTTTTTTTGCACTTAATAGCTatcttgttgttttttaAGTAATTTATTTGCTCTCTCCTCATTTCTCTCTTCCATACTCAGCCCACCGGCCCCACCCAGCTCGACTTACCCCTGAGCATTTTGTCCCTAACCTCACACTGTACCTACCTCGACCACTATATCCGTATCTGCAAATCACACTAGTCCTAACGCGGCTGTTGTCATTCACTGTACAtgtgtttatttttgtataCAAACGGTGCCAAAACTCACTTCCAGCTGCCCACTACCGGCATACAGCATACAGCATACTTTTTTGAATCGACCCACGACCTGCTGATGGAGTATCTGACTAAACAACGCCAGTGAACTTCGTCCTGATTTTGCTATCAATATTTGTTGGTTTGTATCTGTATCCACTCTCaacttttttattatttttcgCATTTCTAGTGCGATATAATCTCTTGTTTAACTATTCTCCTGCTTCTCAGTTTACTTGGCACGTTTGTTCACgataaaatatttttgttcagTTTTTCGACTTTTACCTTTTGGTTCTCACGAACTAGCTCTTTTTGCCGATTTTTTGGTACTTATTTGCATTATTAGTACGTGTTTGTGTGCCTTAGATCCTGTATTCTTTCAGGGTCTATGTTATATCTGTTTGTCACCTTATTCTAACTGTTACAGATTCCTGAGAAATGCCTCCACAGTCGCTGGCGTCGGACATCTCGGTCCTCCCCGTGGCCAGTCTGACTGATCATGGTCTTACCTCGCACATCGCGTCCAGATTCCACCAGGGTCTACCGTCTGTCACCATTTCCAGTGGCACCTTAATTGCCCTCAATACCTTCAGCCCCTTCGACATCAACCAAGATCAATTGTTCAAGGATCTTGCCGCCCGTGTCTACAATCGTCTCTGCATCCGTGGTGAAAGTCAGATCGTTCTTTTCCTTGGTGAATCTGGCTCTGGTAAATCCGAATTCCGTTCTTCTGTCACCTCTCATCTGTTGAGTAAGTTACAATGACTTtgttttgcctccggcggctggggctctgccccagaccccgtggctcctctcgctacgctcgagtcgatcTTTCTACATCTTCTAAGTTCGGAGAGTTTGTGCCATTTTCTGCCACAAATTTGGTTCAACATCATCTACTTCCTCTAAGTATATATGGAAAACTAACTGGCTCAGCTCTGTCGAATAACCCACTATCtacaaaaatcaaaaatgcAGATTTCGTGTTCCAAGCCTTCACAACTACTAAAACTGCTCAGAGTTTAGCTTCGTCTAGAGCTGGAAACGTCCTCGAATTCCAGTATGGTACCGATGCTACCTTGATTGGTGCAAGTATTCTCGATTACCGTCTCGAGAGATCTAGAATCACCAAAGTACCCACTGGTGAACGGAACTACCATGTTTTCTACTCGCTTATGGCCGGAATCTCGGACACTGAACGTGAACATTTAGCACTCTCTGATCTGAATACCGCTAGATACCGATATTTGGGCCATCACTCACAGCTTAGGGTTGGAATCGATGATAGACAGCGATTCAAGCAGCTGCGAAGCTCTTTGAAGAGTTTGGAGTTCACTAGAGCTGACATAGCCAATATTTGTCAAATCCTCGCCGCTATTCTTCATATTGGTCAACTAATGTTCAGATcaactggtgctgatggtaTGAGTTCTGCTGCAATTGAGGTGACAAATACTGATGTCCTTAACTGCATTGCCGGATTCTTAGGTGTCCGTCCTCATATCTTGGAAAGCACTCTTAGTTACAAGACTGTCAAAATCCAAAAGGATCGTGTTACCTTGGTCTTGGATCAATTGGGTGCCAGAGAAAACGCTGATGAATTGGCGAGAACTTTATATACTTTGCTCTTTTCCTGGATTATGgaaaaaattaatagtCGAATTTCTCAGGCTGAGAGCAGAAGTGGCAGTACCGCTGGTTTCGAGAATGAGATCGAGTCTCTGGTTGACAATACTATCACCGTTGTTGATTTCCCTGGTTTCACCATTTCCTCTTCTGTACCAACCCTCGACAAACTTTTGCATAATTCTGCTAACGAAATGTTCTACAACTTCATGTTAAAGTCATATTTTGAGAAGCCTTTGGAGAAGTTTGACAGTGAAGAAGTTGCcgttcctgctgctgaatACTTTGATAACTCCGATACTGTACGTATGCTTTTTAGACCCACAATGGGTTTATTGTCTGTTATCGATGATTATTCTCGGCGTGAAAAGGATGACAGCGCTTTGATGCATACTCTCCGTCAACGTTACGATAAGAGTGGTATTATTGACACTGTGACTGCAAGAAGATCCTTTTCCATTCGGCATTTCGCTGGTGAAGTTGAATATGAAGTTGACAACCTTATTGGCTCCAATACTGAATCCATTTCCGGAGATATTATTTCCTTGTTCACttcctcgtcttcctcGGATTTCCTGAAAAGCATATTCGGTTCTAGTGCTGTGGTGGACTCTACATTCGGTACTGAGGTTGTACAGGCTCATCTCTCGTCTAAACCTCTTCGTGCTCCTTCAGTAGTGAGAAGAAACACAACTAGTGGTGCGAACACAAAGCAGGATGCTGAGAAAAAGATTAATcgtaaaaataaacagcTCAATGGATGTGGTCAATTCATTTCTGCCATCGACCGTCTTCTGGATTCATTTGAAGGTGCAAACCCATATTTTGTCATATGTTTGAAACCTAATGATCATAGACTTTCTAATTCATTTGATGCTAGATGTGTTCGTCAACAAATTAAAGCTTTTGGATTGCCTGAAATTGCCCGTGCCGTTAAACAAACCGATTTCAGAGTGTTTTTGACCTTCAATGAATTTATTACCGCCATGTCCGCTAGCGAGGGTCACAATTCAAATCTCCTTCAAACCGCTGATGGTGTCACCGAGCGTGAAAAGGCTATTGAGATGATGCATTCTTTGTCATGGCCAGAACGTGATGCCCGTTATGGATTCACTGGTATCTTTTTATCCGAACATGCATGGCTACAAATTGTAGACCCCAAAATGTCTTTTGCTCAGTCTGCTGCTCAAAGATATATTGACTCTGGTGCTGATCTGACTCCAGCTGCTAGGGGCTatgctgataatgatgCTTTCTACTATGATCCAGATTCCAAATccattgctggtgccaCGATAGGTGGGGACCTCTTCAAGTACAACGATGGTAGGTCGATTAACAACCAGGCATATATTCGAACAAAGGAAATGGGTGAATCTGAACAGGATCAGACCGACCAGTATGCAGTAACTGGAGCAAGGAAGAGATGGATGTTCTTGGTATGGCTCTGGACTTGGTGGATTCCCGATTGGTTCATAAAGATTCTCGGCAGAATCCCCAGAAAAGATATTCGTACTGCCTGGAGGGAAAAGTTTGCCATTAACTTAATGATATGGGCTGCTTGTGCTTTCTGTGTTGTATTTTTGATTGGTTTTCCCATCCTTATTTGTCCCCTGCAAAACGTTATGAGTACTGAAGAGCTAAGTCAATATTCCTCCAAGCTCAACCCTGGCAAGACGCTAACTCAAGTACGGGGTGTAGTCTTTGACTTGACAACGTTTGCCCCTAGTCATTATCCTCAAGTTGTCTCTACCGATGATATTCTCAATTATGGTGGTCGTGACTCTAGTCCAATATTCCCTGTTCCAGTATCTGGTGTTTGTCGTGGTACTAATGGAAGTATCAGTGAATATGTTGTCTATGGACAGACAAGTAACTTTTctgatgccaatgctgtATACCACGATTTTAGATACTTTACTGGTGATTACCGTCCTGATTGGTATTTGCAACAGATGCAATTCCTGAATGCCAATTTCAGAAAGGCTTACATTGGTATGACTCCTAGTGTCCTAAGTAAGACTGTTTCCCAACACAAGAATGTCATGGCTAGTTTGAATGGTTATGTTTATGATCTTTCAAGCTATACCGCTGGCGAGGTTACCACAAAAGCGCCACATGGCAAGAAAGTACctgctgatgttgacaCACATTTTATGGACTCACGATTGGTTAATCTGTTCGAACAGTATTCTGGAACTGATATTACCAAGAGGTTCAATGAGCTAGACATGAGTGAGGAGACCCGTGTTGAAATGAACAGATGTCTCAGAAATCTATTCATGGTTGGCAAACTTGACACCAGAGACTCAGTCCGT
The Sugiyamaella lignohabitans strain CBS 10342 chromosome A, complete sequence genome window above contains:
- the CHS3 gene encoding chitin synthase CHS3 (Chitin synthase III; catalyzes the transfer of N-acetylglucosamine (GlcNAc) to chitin; required for synthesis of the majority of cell wall chitin, the chitin ring during bud emergence, and spore wall chitosan; contains overlapping di-leucine and di-acidic signals that mediate, respectively, intracellular trafficking by AP-1 and trafficking to plasma membrane by exomer complex; requires AP-3 complex for its intracellular retention; GO_component: GO:0005935 - cellular bud neck [Evidence IDA] [PMID 15470103]; GO_component: GO:0005935 - cellular bud neck [Evidence IDA] [PMID 8909536]; GO_component: GO:0045009 - chitosome [Evidence IDA] [PMID 8970154]; GO_component: GO:0005737 - cytoplasm [Evidence IDA] [PMID 9008706]; GO_component: GO:0000131 - incipient cellular bud site [Evidence IDA] [PMID 15470103]; GO_component: GO:0000131 - incipient cellular bud site [Evidence IDA] [PMID 9008706]; GO_component: GO:0016021 - integral component of membrane [Evidence IEA]; GO_component: GO:0016021 - integral component of membrane [Evidence ISM] [PMID 12192589]; GO_component: GO:0043332 - mating projection tip [Evidence IDA] [PMID 19053807]; GO_component: GO:0016020 - membrane [Evidence IEA,IEA]; GO_component: GO:0005628 - prospore membrane [Evidence IDA] [PMID 15755916]; GO_function: GO:0004100 - chitin synthase activity [Evidence IEA]; GO_function: GO:0004100 - chitin synthase activity [Evidence IMP] [PMID 9760183]; GO_function: GO:0016740 - transferase activity [Evidence IEA]; GO_function: GO:0016757 - transferase activity, transferring glycosyl groups [Evidence IEA]; GO_function: GO:0016758 - transferase activity, transferring hexosyl groups [Evidence IEA]; GO_process: GO:0030476 - ascospore wall assembly [Evidence IMP] [PMID 1293886]; GO_process: GO:0034221 - fungal-type cell wall chitin biosynthetic process [Evidence TAS] [PMID 7565410]), with amino-acid sequence MTALTPQNLSTRFHDGLGVKFELNARGDIVSTRILVPENPFSSLDQLLNLPSKESNRVFDVFYHLLLNESSETRGTYLSLKSSPDQYDLLKKSGTYKLPDWVNFSDDYALAKDWSDALRQCGFKASTLRGVLSTLSGILLLGNRDPNDIAEGASLIGIDPKTQSRYAPRELIVSSYIALVKNVVSELNAFLAKLDKPNDNNENEVVSVVTIAECADDHRKDVLRNVFDNSIGINQELFDDGLSIPKSPVAVTRAIQKMSTQTTNNSVTRTVAMIPNFEDILDSSLSYLSSRKPSISPDEEESAFEIADLIARNRIWVALNLTSCGDAAGLAADRWSSSVVSAQVREFFVTEWAQKRRQIDFTADFEPYEFIERYSALLPPNITFSDLEHWAIHDKRWGHNDFAKGSKRIWISESVWRDLELGLDGLSGNSPYVNDSTDTFGQSYPSDEYVASNPFDQTERLLPMQNVDHGYNNGSHDMTGYNKELNRAPQYQQTPGGDMDPSDDELDDADFDNDYGLKERGGDIEHNTAGRITKIEKMTTERRVWVFFVWLFTFWIPSPFLKYIMRMKRPEIRMAWREKLLLCFIIFLINAGIIFYMIFLGKFVCSDYDKVWNSKEIATHQGENDFYVSIHGNVYDLTKFYKIQHSDSSIQTTPSRMLEFAGQDLSDYFPPPLTVACPALVTDVSISLSYNETKSPISSGLHNSGAYLVPANNTALHKYTWYNSVFQPKIKNYYKGRVVAKRNDLLKTAQANNQYTFILNNQIYDVTNYFLTTAIYPDNDPVTKPWNFFSDTVVNMFVNGQGQDITEQFNGDQLDALTRQNTLQCLNNAFRAGEVDFRDSVRCQVANVILLVFAGILTSVTLVKFLASIRFGSKRVPSPQDKFVLCQIPIYTESETDFRLAVDSLTNLKYDNRRKLLLLVCDGMIVGAGNDKPTPNIVLDMLGVDERVNPPALAYESIGEGANQLNFAKVYSGLYENEGNVVPFIVVVKVGRPQETSKPGNRGKRDSQIMIMRFLNKVHYQKPMSPLELELFHHMTNIIGVDPELYEYIFMVDADTSVAEDSLTRLVSACANDSRIAGICGETGLQNEEKSWTTMIQVYEYFISHHLTKQFESLFGSVTCLPGCFSLYRLKTAKKYAPLFISNEVIRDYSIINVDTLHKKNLFSLGEDRYLTTLMSKYFPKMKYSFIPDAYCQTAAPEDFSVLLSQRRRWINSTVHNLMELLRLNTMCGFGFFSMRGVVFIDLIG